The proteins below are encoded in one region of Opisthocomus hoazin isolate bOpiHoa1 chromosome 26, bOpiHoa1.hap1, whole genome shotgun sequence:
- the P3H4 gene encoding endoplasmic reticulum protein SC65, with translation MGGARRALALALLLAAAGPRAAQYERYSARGFPAAALEPLQRAYARALARYAGAQWAESARELEASLRLHRLLRDSEALCHRRCAAPARGDPPEDPPADPPAPREWEREMQLFGRLLRRAGCLRACKRGLPVFQLRYPPAQTLRDFQRRLPYQYLHYALFKSNNIEKAVSAAHTFLQKNPKHEMTLQYLNYYRTMLDVDEYLVDLEAQPYEPIFVRSVKLYNNGDFRSSAADMEQALAEYYKAYEDCLAGCEGAYELQEFKDFYPAIADHFVSVLQCKVDCETELTPNVGGYFVEKFVATMYHYLQFAYYKLNDVRDAVRSVSSYMLFDPGDAVMQQNLVYYRFHRERWRLQDEDFEPRPEAARYHNRTAAQKKMLDFARQYLQADDEMEVDGGEGPEARDLPSDGEFEGEGDYEEGFFAEWWQEPKTKGDKADQETLR, from the exons ATGGGCGGCGCGCGGCGGGCGCTGGCGCTGGcgctgctgctggcggcggcggggccgcgcgcggCGCAGTACGAGCGGTACAGCGCGCGGGGGTTCCCCGCGGCCGCGCTCGAGCCGCTGCAGCGCGCCTACGCGCGGGCCCTGGCGCGGTACGCGGGCGCGCAGTGGGCGGAGAGCGcgcgggagctggaggccagcctgCGGCTGCACCGGCTGCTGCGGGACAGCGAGGCGCTCTGCCACCGCCGCTGCGCCGCGCCCGCGCGGGGGGACCCCCCCGAGGACCCCCCCGCggacccccccgcgccccgcgagTGGGAGCGGGAGATGCAGCTCTTCGGGCGGCTGCTGCGCCGGGCCGGCTGCCTGCGCGCCTGCAAGCGCGGCCTGCCCGTCTTCCAGCTGCGCTACCCCCCCGCGCAGACGCTGCGCGACTTCCAGCGCCGCCTGCCCTACCAGTACCTGCACTACGCGCTCTTCAAG tcaaACAACATCGAGAAAGCGGTGTCTGCTGCCCACACCTTCCTGCAGAAGAACCCCAAGCACGAGATGACCTTGCAGTACCTGAACTACTACAGAACGATGCTGGACGTGGACGAGTACCTGGTGGACCTGGAGGCTCAGCCCTACGAG CCGATATTCGTGCGGTCGGTGAAGCTGTACAACAACGGGGATTTccggagcagcgcggccgacatGGAGCAGGCGCTGGCCGAGTACTACAAGGCGTACGAGGACTGCCTGGCCGGCTGCGAGGGTGCCTATGAGCTGCAGGAGTTCAAGGACTTCTACCCCGCCATCGCAG ACCACTTTGTGAGCGTGCTGCAGTGCAAGGTGGACTGCGAGACCGAGCTCACCCCAAACGTGGGCGGCTACTTCGTGGAGAAGTTCGTGGCCACCATGTACCACTACCTGCAGTTCGCCTACTACAAGC TGAACGACGTGCGGGACGCGGTGCGCAGCGTCTCCAGCTACATGCTCTTCGACCCGGGCGACGCCGTGATGCAGCAGAACCTGGTCTACTACCGCTTCCACCGCGAGCGCTGGCGCCTGCAGGACGAGGACTTCGAGCCCCGGCCG GAAGCCGCGCGCTACCACAACCGGACGGCCGCCCAGAAGAAGATGCTGGACTTCGCCAGGCAGTACCTGCAGGCTGACGACGAG ATGGAGGTGGACGGCGGCGAGGGGCCGGAGGCGCGGGACCTGCCCTCTGACGGCGAGTTCGAGGGCGAAGGCGACTACGAGGAAGGCTTCTTCGCAGAGTGGTGGCAGGAGCCCAAGACCAAGGGGGACAAAGCCGACCAAG AGACCCTGCGATGA
- the FKBP10 gene encoding peptidyl-prolyl cis-trans isomerase FKBP10: MAAGSAFLLLLLLGVVGAPGGLGDPGPLEDVVIERYYIPRVCLREAQMGDFVRYHYNGTFKDGKKFDSSYDRGATVAGVVGVGRLITGMDRGLQGMCVNERRHLIVPPHLGYGSIGVAGLIPPDATLYFDVVMLDIWNKNDKLQVSTLAKPERCNRTVESSDFVRYHYNGTLLDGTPFDSSYSKNSTYDTYVGTGWLIKGMDQGLLGMCAGEKRSIVVPPFLAYGEKGYGTVIPPQASLVFSVLLVDFHNPKDGIFLEHLEMPASCRRRAVTGDFVRYHYNGTLMDGTLFDSSYSRNHTYNTYIGKGYIIPGMDQGLQGVCVGERRRVVIPPHLAYGENGAGDKIPGSAVLIFDVHIIDFHNPEDPVEMETVYRPEGCNVTTRDRDFIRYHYNCSLLDGTKLFSSHDYEKPQEVTLGANKVIEGLNSGLLDMCAGERRVLIIPPHLGHGESGARGVPGSAVLRFEVELISVEEGVPEGYLFIWHGEPPANLYEQMDLNKDGEIPADEFSTFIKTQVAEGKGRLMPSSDPEKVIADMFRNQDRNQDGKITSEELKLKSDEDQEKIHEEL; encoded by the exons ATGGCCGCAGGCagcgccttcctcctcctcctcctcctcggcgtcgtgggggccccgggggggctgggcGACCCCGGCCCGCTGGAGGACGTGGTGATAGAGCGGTACTACATCCCGCGGGTCTGCCTGCGCGAGGCCCAGATGGGGGACTTCGTCCGCTACCACTACAACGGGACCTTCAAAGACGGCAAAAAGTTTGACTCCAG CTACGACCGAGGGGCCACAGTGGCCGGCGTGGTGGGCGTCGGGCGGCTGATCACCGGCATGGACCGGGGGCTGCAGGGCATGTGCGTGAACGAGCGGCGTCACCTCATCGTGCCCCCCCACCTGGGCTACGGCAGCATCGGCGTGG CGGGGCTGATCCCCCCCGACGCCACCCTCTACTTCGACGTCGTCATGCTGGACATCTGGAACAAGAACGACAAGCTGCAGGTCAGCACCCTGGCCAAGCCGGAGCGCTGCAACCGCACGGTGGAGAGCTCGGACTTCGTGCGGTACCACTACAACGGCACGCTGCTGGACGGCACCCCCTTCGACTCCAG TTACAGCAAGAACAGCACCTACGACACCTACGTGGGCACCGGGTGGCTGATCAAGGGCATGGACCAGGGGCTGCTGGGCATGTGCGCCGGCGAGAAGAGGAGCATCGTCGTCCCCCCGTTCCTTGCCTACGGGGAGAAGGGCTACG ggACCGTGATCCCACCGCAGGCCTCGCTGGTCTTCAGTGTTCTGCTGGTGGACTTCCACAACCCCAAGGACGGCATCTTCCTGGAGCACCTGGAGATGCCGGCGTCCTGCAGGCGCAGGGCTGTGACCGGGGACTTTGTCCGCTACCACTACAACGGGACGCTCATGGACGGGACGCTCTTCGACTCCAG CTACTCCCGCAATCACACCTACAACACCTACATCGGGAAGGGCTACAtcatccccggcatggaccagggCCTGCAAGGGGTCTGCGTGGGAGAGAGGCGGCGGGTGGTCATCCCCCCTCACCTGGCCTACGGGGAGAACGGAGCAG GGGACAAAATTCCTGGCTCAGCCGTGCTCATCTTCGACGTCCACATCATCGACTTCCACAACCCCGAGGACCCGGTGGAGATGGAGACCGTGTACCGGCCCGAGGGCTGCAACGTCACCACCCGCGACAGAGACTTCATCCGCTACCACTACAACTGCTCCTTGCTGGACGGCACCAAGCTCTTCTCCTC ccacGACTACGAGAAGCCGCAGGAGGTGACTCTGGGGGCCAACAAGGTGATCGAGGGCCTCAACAGTGGCCTCCTGGACATGTGCGCGGGGGAGAGGCGGGTGCTCATCATCCCCCCCCACCTGGGCCACGGCGAGAGCGGAG CCCGGGGGGTGCCGGGCAGCGCCGTGCTCCGCTTCGAGGTGGAGCTGATCTCCGTGGAGGAGGGGGTTCCCGAGGGCTACCTCTTCATCTGGCACGGGGAGCCGCCGGCCAACCTCTACGAGCAGATGGACCTGAACAAGGACGGGGAGATCCCCGCCGACGAG TTCTCCACCTTCATCAAGACCCAAGTGGCGGAAGGGAAAGGCCGCCTCATGCCCAGCTCCGACCCGGAGAAAGTCATCGCCGACATGTTCAGGAACCAGGACCGCAACCAGGACGGGAAGATCACCTCCGAGGAGCTGAAGCTGAAGTCGGATGAGGACCAGGAGAAGATCCACGAGGAGCTCTGA
- the NT5C3B gene encoding 7-methylguanosine phosphate-specific 5'-nucleotidase: MVPELEKATVRIGQPERVMGIIRSMKAQGLSRLQVISDFDMTLSRFGCNGRRCPTSHNVLDNSRVISEDGKRKLKDLLHHYYPIEIDPNRTLEEKRPLMVEWWTRAHELLSQQKIQKGDIAQIVRESDVMLRDGFKELFDQLHKYNVPLFIFSAGVGDILEEIIRQANVFYSNVNVVSNYMDFDDEGVLRRFKGPLIHTYNKNNSVLQGTEYFQQLSARTSIILLGDSMGDLTMADGVPTVENILKIGFLNDKVEEQRGKYLDAYDIVLESDETLDVVNGILRYILTET; this comes from the exons ATG GTGCCCGAGCTGGAGAAAGCCACGGTCCGCATCGGGCAGCCGGAGCGCGTGATGGGGATAATCCGGTCGATGAAGGCGCAGGGGCTGAGCAGGCTgcag GTCATTTCTGACTTCGACATGACGCTGAGCCGGTTCGGCTGCAACGGCAGGCGCTGCCCCACGTCGCACA ACGTCCTCGATAACAGTCGTGTCATCAGCGAGGACGGCAAGAGGAAG CTGAAAGACCTGCTGCACCATTACTACCCCATCGAAATCGATCCCAACCGGACCCTGGAAGAGAAGCGGCCTCTCATGGTGGAGTG gtGGACCAGGGCCCATGAGCTGCTGTCGCAGCAGAAGATCCAGAAGGGTGACATAGCCCAGATCGTCAGAGAATCGGACGTGATGCTGAG GGATGGCTTCAAAGAATTATTTGATCAGCTGCATAAGTACAACGTCCCCCTGTTCATCTTCTCCGCTGGCGTCGGTGACATCCTCGAAGAGATTATCCGTCAGGCCAACGTCTTCTACTCCAACGTCAACGTGGTGTCCAACTACATGGACTTTGACGATGAG GGAGTCCTCAGGCGTTTCAAGGGACCGCTCATCCACACCTACAACAAGAACAACAGCGTCCTGCAGGGGACCGAGTACTTCCAGCAGCTGAGCGCTAGGACCAGCATCATCTTGCTGGGGGACTCCATGGGTGATCTGACGATGGCAGACGGCGTTCCCACTGTGGAGAACATCCTCAAGATCGGCTTTCTCAACGACAAG GTggaagagcagaggggaaagtACCTGGATGCCTACGACATCGTGCTGGAGAGCGACGAGACGCTGGATGTGGTCAACGGGATTCTCCGGTACATCCTTACGGAGACGTGA